Below is a genomic region from Leifsonia sp. Root112D2.
GGCGACGACAACAATGATGAGAACGCCAAGCAGCGAGAAGAGAATCGATCGACGCAGCGTGTGCTTCTTCTTTGGCGTCGAGTGTCGGCTATCGCGCCTGGAATGCGCGCGCGGCCGCTCTTCAGCGCGTTTTGAGGCCATAGGGGCGAACTCCCGAACAAGATCAACTGCCGCGAGCGCTCGCCCCGGCACGCGCTCATCTTAGGATGACGCCCTGAGCGCTCCCCGCAAGCGCCTCGGGATGGCTCAAGACAGCATTAGTTCTTCTCGCTTCTCGTGATATGAATTCCAGCGCTCTGTGGCGAATGCACCGACCCGACGGGCTAAAAGATGACAACGCGACTCGACCAGCCAGTAATACGCTGACCCGACCGTGAGAGCCAAACAAGCTCCCACCGCCATCGTAACGAAGAGCGAGCTTCCTTTGAGTAGATAACTCGTGAAGATCAGCACGGGCACGTGCGTTAGATAGAGACTGAACGATATCTTCCCAGCGAATTGTAGAGGTCGGATCGTCAGCACACGCTCGAAGACCCTCCACCCAATTGCAGCGAGCACAATCATGCCGGCCGCAACTGGACAGAGCGCATTGAGGAGCTGCGTCACGAGTGCATATTCTCGCGAGAGCGGACCCGTTAGCCATGAGGCGATGAGTAACAGCGCGGCGATGATCGTGAACGTCAGCCAAACCACATGGCGCAGCCTTCGCGCGTTCACCACCGCGACAAACCGGCGGAGGTCGGCGAACTTCACGGCCATCACTGAACCGACGAAGAACGAGGGAAGAAAATCCCAGGGTTCCGAGCCTTGCCAACGCCCGAACGCAGTAAGAAGCGTGGCTGCGACAAGTGCGAGAATCCACCAACGCTTCGCGACAATGGCGAGGAGAATAAATACCGGCAGCGCCAGAGAGAACGCCAACTCCCAACTCAGGGACCACAAGGGATTGTTAACATGAAACGCCTCCGCACCGTGGGCGAACATGTTCGCCGCAGCAACGAACTGCGAGAGATGGGGTTGCGGCGTGCTGTACGAGGTCAACCAGGTGACCGCTGGCTGGAACGGCCTTTGCGGAATGAGCAGGATGAGAACGGCCGCGAGCAGTACAGAACCCAGCACTGGCAGCGCCAACCTGAGCACGCGTTGTGGGTAGTAGCCGATCCAGTTGAAATTTCTTCGCCGTAGCACCGGAAGGGTGAGGACGAGCCCGCTGAGCACGAAGAAGACGATGACGGCTTCGCCCCCTGCCGTCAACAACTTCAGTGGCGTATAGCTGATCCACCAGACTCCAGATCCGACAGCCGGTGGCATTCCCCCTCGATATGTCGCAGAAAATGCCGGCACCAGAAGGAACGTGTGGTGCACCAGCACGATGAGGGCAGCCACACCCCTCAGGCCATCAAGGGAACGGAGCCGGTTGGCGGGTTGAGGTAGCGCTTCGGAGTCTGCCATCGCGCGATTATCGTATCGCTGCCGAGCGGATCGCCCCGCGAAGGCCAAGGCTAATGTCGTAGGATCCGACACGTGCCCCGTTCTGAATTCAAGCCACGCCGCGCGCGTTAGCCGCCGTGACCCCCTCCGAAAACGGGTCGCCAATTCCTCGTCGAAGTGTGTTGTTGGTCGGCATAGGCGGAATCGCCGTGACTCTGCTCTCCGCATGCGCACCGGAAAAGAATCGCGGCAGCAAGGCAACGGTCACACCGACACCTCGCCCTTCTGCCACACCTACACCGGACTCGGCGCCAGTCATGCTCGCGTCGCAACACGGAGTTATCGGAAATGGGATCGTTGACGACTCCCATGCACTCCAGTCGGTGCTCAATACTGCGGCAAAGCTCGGCGCGACGGTCGTGATCGACGGGGGGCTAAGGGTACGCATCGGCAAGACGATCGCAGTGCCCTCGAACACAAAACTTAACGGTGGCGGATCAACCCTTCTGAACGCCACTCCGGGAACCGGTGGGCGAATTCTCACCCTCACCAAGGTTCACGACGTCACCATCGATTACATTAATTTCGACGGTGAGAAGGACACACACGTCACTGCCACCGAACAGCGGCACAACCTTGTTGTGGCGGGCTCTCGAAACATCACCCTCGACCGAATGCATTCATACAACGCTAAAGGTGATGGTCTCTACATCGGGGATCAAATCAGCGGCGCGAGCGTGAACGTGAACGTAAGCAATTCTCTCTTTGACGAGAACCATCGTCAGGGCATGTCTGTGACCGGCGTCTCCGGTCTCAGCGTCACCGACTGCCACTTCGGAACCACAGCTGGAACCGCACCTCAGTCGGGAGCCGACATAGAACCTAATTCTGATGACTCGGTCATGGAAGACATCGTCTTCCGGAATTGCTCCTTTATGGGCAACCTCGGGTCTGGACTTTTGATCAGCCTTCGCAAGACCCCAACAGCAAAACAAAGCGCCGGTACGTACATCGGCTGCCAGTTTTCCCAAAACAAGGGTTCGAGCGGCATTGTTTTGGTGAACTCCCGCGATCTGAAGATCCTTGGTGGAGAGATACGGCGCAATGATCGTGACGGAGTGGCGATTTTCTCGGCGGAGAACACCAGTCTTTCTGACGTTTCGGTAGCTGGAAACGGTCGAGCCGGGGTCTCGACAACCTGGACTTTCTCTGATCTCACGCTGAAGGGCTGCTCATTCGACGGGAATGGCACTGCTGAGAAGAAGACCTACTTCGCTATCGACTGCGCCCCCGTGAAGGGTAATAAAGCGTCGGGGTTGCTTGTACAGAATTGCAAATTCAAGGACATGTATGGGGGAATTAGGACCAACGCGGTCACTTCACGCGTGACGCTGACAAACAACGGGTTCTCAGATCTCAAGATCAACAAGCAACTCGGGGATGACAAGGCCACTCGCGTAGACGTCGGCGGGACTGCCATTCCCGAGCCGAGAGGCTAACGATATTGTCGGGGCCAGCGCATTCCGCCAACCACTCAGTGGCGCGCGATATCTGAACCTGCCAGATCTGGGCGTTTGGTTTCGCAAGCAATTCTTGATCGCTCGCTAAGGCTGCCCGACCGCCCGAGCACGCGGTTGAAGCCTAGTCAGACTGTTCGTGGGAGCCCACGACTTCGACATCGCTATGAGTTTGTTCGTACTTGCGCACGAGCCCGACGTTGATGGCCATGAGGGCAAGGTAAACGGGCCACATGTTCCCTGGGGCTTGAAGATAGGGATTAATAGAATTCGCAATGAGGAGCGCGGCTGCACCTGAAGCTGTCACGAGAAGAACCGGGAGCAGATCAGGTCTCCGCCGGATAACTCGAGTGAGGCCGTAAACAGCTATACCGAGCGCCGCAACCATCAAGAGTGCACCGATGAGCCCCGTCTGAAAGAGAATCAGATGATACTGAAGCTCAAAGTTCCACGGGCGCTCATGGTTTCGTGAATAGCCCGGGATCGTGGCCCCGAGACCATGGCCGAAGATCGGTGAATTGGTCCAGGCTCCGAGAAGTTTGACTGCCTCGATGCTTCGAATTCGATCGTCAAGCGACTGGCCTTGGCCGCTGAAGACGGTGATGACACGATCAATTGACCTCTGAATACTCGTGTTCCCGGCTAGGTCCAAGAGCACAACCGCGGCAACCGCGGCAACCGCGGCAACCAACGGGGCCCATGCTCTCCACAAAGAACGCCTTTCTCGCCTGGTGACGATTCGCCAGATAATCCACGTGACGAGCGGTACTGATATCAGCAGGATCGTGATTGCGGCCCGCCCTGCGAGAAGTGTCGCGCCGGCAGCGAACACGGCCGCTATCACTGACAATGCTTTGTGAGGGAGTAGGGGTGAATGAGGAAGGATCGCCGCCGTCAACCACAGAGGTGCGGCAGCCACCAACGTTGAGAGTCCGTAGAAAGTGATATTTGTGGTGCCGCCCGCGTCGCTGTCGAAGCCAGCGCCGACCTGTTGCTGGACAAAATGTGGAATTAGCTGGGGCGTGAATCCCACGGCTCCCGCTACATAGAGAATGATTCCGGCCGAGACCACAATCGTCACGTAGACGGATACTCGAAGGATCAGTTGTACGAGGCGCTCGTCACCCGCGAGCACCAAAAGCCCATAAATGATTGGCGCAATGATCCAGACAAGCATCCCGTTGAACAGTCCCGGATTTCCGATGCCAATCACCGTGCCGTACAAGCCCGTAATAAGAGTCAAGGCCAGCACGAGAAGCACGGTTTTTGAGAACCGGCCCCGTACCGACCAAGCCAAGAGTCCCGACGTGATCGCGAGCACGCCGATCACGGGAATCAGGATCGAATTAAATCCGACCGGACGAATCATGATGTATGCAAGGCAGACACAGATGATCGCTCGACCAATGGCTTTCCACGAAAGGCCCCAGGGCAGAGAGATACGCACTCACTGATGATACGGGGCGATGGCACGTTATCGTCGGTGGCACAGCGCACGCTCGCGAGTAATGACGATTCGCTTCGTGCAGACCGATGGTTTTGTCTGAGTCTGATAATTTTGCAGAGGCTTCGACCAATTGCGTCGAGCAAACTGGTAGCGAAATGAAATAGTCGAGGACTGATGATATCCCAGCAGCGAACCGCAGTAATCGTCGGACAGGGTTACGTCGGCTTGCCTGTGGCCATGCGCGCAGTCGAGGTCGGATACAACGTGGTCGGTATCGACCTCGATGAACGGCGCACGCAGAGCCTTCGCGATGGAGAGTCCTATGTCGACGACATCCCCGTGGAGAGGCTGCGTTCGGCCCTCTCCAGCGGGCGCTACCTGCCGACAACCGACTACGACGACACTGTCGGATTCGACATTGCAGTGATCACCGTTCCGACGCCGCTGCGCGAAAGTCTGCCCGACTTGTCGTTCATTGAAGAGTCATCAAAATCGCTTTCGACCCGGCTGAAGGCCGGAGCAACGGTCATTCTGGAATCCACGACCTACCCGGGCACCACCGAAGAGCTTGTCGTGCCAATTCTTGAAGCCGGATCTGGCCTCACCGCCGGCGTGGACTTCTTCGTGGGTTACAGCCCGGAACGGATCGACCCGGGCAACAAGACGTGGGGCTTTGTTGAGACGCCCAAAGTAGTGTCGGGCCTCAACCCCGCGTCGCTTGATCGGGTGCAAGGC
It encodes:
- a CDS encoding acyltransferase family protein — its product is MADSEALPQPANRLRSLDGLRGVAALIVLVHHTFLLVPAFSATYRGGMPPAVGSGVWWISYTPLKLLTAGGEAVIVFFVLSGLVLTLPVLRRRNFNWIGYYPQRVLRLALPVLGSVLLAAVLILLIPQRPFQPAVTWLTSYSTPQPHLSQFVAAANMFAHGAEAFHVNNPLWSLSWELAFSLALPVFILLAIVAKRWWILALVAATLLTAFGRWQGSEPWDFLPSFFVGSVMAVKFADLRRFVAVVNARRLRHVVWLTFTIIAALLLIASWLTGPLSREYALVTQLLNALCPVAAGMIVLAAIGWRVFERVLTIRPLQFAGKISFSLYLTHVPVLIFTSYLLKGSSLFVTMAVGACLALTVGSAYYWLVESRCHLLARRVGAFATERWNSYHEKREELMLS
- a CDS encoding right-handed parallel beta-helix repeat-containing protein, translated to MTLLSACAPEKNRGSKATVTPTPRPSATPTPDSAPVMLASQHGVIGNGIVDDSHALQSVLNTAAKLGATVVIDGGLRVRIGKTIAVPSNTKLNGGGSTLLNATPGTGGRILTLTKVHDVTIDYINFDGEKDTHVTATEQRHNLVVAGSRNITLDRMHSYNAKGDGLYIGDQISGASVNVNVSNSLFDENHRQGMSVTGVSGLSVTDCHFGTTAGTAPQSGADIEPNSDDSVMEDIVFRNCSFMGNLGSGLLISLRKTPTAKQSAGTYIGCQFSQNKGSSGIVLVNSRDLKILGGEIRRNDRDGVAIFSAENTSLSDVSVAGNGRAGVSTTWTFSDLTLKGCSFDGNGTAEKKTYFAIDCAPVKGNKASGLLVQNCKFKDMYGGIRTNAVTSRVTLTNNGFSDLKINKQLGDDKATRVDVGGTAIPEPRG